In Mus musculus strain C57BL/6J chromosome 9, GRCm38.p6 C57BL/6J, one genomic interval encodes:
- the Olfr869 gene encoding olfactory receptor 869, with amino-acid sequence MTQQRISLNKCPNNTEAQNLPVVSQFHLMSLSENVEVQPFLLVLFLSFYMVTVLGNLLIILAVCSDFHLHTPMYFFLSNLSWSDICLISTIVPRMIWDIGTQSRVISYVSCLTQMSMFILFACMDSMLLTVMAYDRFVAICHPLHYKIIMNPNLCAFLLLASVLASLVDSQVHNLIVLQFTHFSGMEISNFYCDPSQLLNLNCSEMFTKSIVIHFIGVFFGLFSTTGIISSYYKIISSILRIPSKDGKYKAFSTCGSHLSVVCLFYGTATAVYIGSTSSYSPENCAVASLMYTVVIPMLNPFIYSLRNRDIKIALRKLQRRAI; translated from the exons ATGACTCAACAAAGAATAAGCTTAAATAA gTGTCCAAACAACACAGAAGCACAGAATCTACCAGTTGTCTCACAGTTCCATCTCATGAGCCTCTCAGAGAACGTAGAAGTACAGCCTTTCCTACTTGTGCTGTTTTTATCCTTCTACATGGTCACAGTGCTTGGAAACCTGCTCATCATTCTGGCCGTGTGCTCTGACTTCCACCTCCATACCCccatgtatttctttctctccaaCCTTTCCTGGTCTGACATTTGTTTGATCTCCACTATAGTCCCAAGGATGATTTGGGATATTGGAACTCAAAGCAGAGTCATCTCCTATGTGAGCTGCCTAACACAGATGTCCATGTTTATACTTTTTGCATGTATGGATAGTATGCTTCTGACTGTAATGGCCTATGATAGGTTTGTAGCCATCTGTCACCCCCTGCATTACAAAATCATTATGAATCCTAACCTCTGTGCATTCTTACTTTTAGCATCTGTTTTGGCCAGTCTTGTGGACTCTCAGGTGCACAATTTGATTGTGCTACAATTTACACACTTCAGTGGCATGGAAATCTCTAACTTTTATTGTGATCCTTCCCAACTTCTTAATCTTAACTGTTCTGAAATGTTCACCAAAAGCATAGTTATACATTTTATTGGTgtcttttttggtttattttcaaCCACAGGAATTATTTCCTcatactataaaattatttcttccaTCCTGAGAATTCCATCAAAAGATGGAAAGTATAAAGCCTTTTCTACCTGTGGGTCTCACCTGTcagttgtttgcttattttatggAACAGCTACTGCAGTATACATTGGTTCAACCTCATCATATTCTCCTGAAAACTGTGCAGTTGCTTCACTGATGTACACAGTGGTCATACCTATGCTTAATCCCTTCATCTACAGCCTGAGGAACAGGGACATTAAAATTGCCCTACGGAAGCTGCAGCGAAGGGCCATATAA
- the Olfr869 gene encoding olfactory receptor 869 isoform X1 — MLKLEAQNLPVVSQFHLMSLSENVEVQPFLLVLFLSFYMVTVLGNLLIILAVCSDFHLHTPMYFFLSNLSWSDICLISTIVPRMIWDIGTQSRVISYVSCLTQMSMFILFACMDSMLLTVMAYDRFVAICHPLHYKIIMNPNLCAFLLLASVLASLVDSQVHNLIVLQFTHFSGMEISNFYCDPSQLLNLNCSEMFTKSIVIHFIGVFFGLFSTTGIISSYYKIISSILRIPSKDGKYKAFSTCGSHLSVVCLFYGTATAVYIGSTSSYSPENCAVASLMYTVVIPMLNPFIYSLRNRDIKIALRKLQRRAI, encoded by the exons ATGCTGAAACTgg AAGCACAGAATCTACCAGTTGTCTCACAGTTCCATCTCATGAGCCTCTCAGAGAACGTAGAAGTACAGCCTTTCCTACTTGTGCTGTTTTTATCCTTCTACATGGTCACAGTGCTTGGAAACCTGCTCATCATTCTGGCCGTGTGCTCTGACTTCCACCTCCATACCCccatgtatttctttctctccaaCCTTTCCTGGTCTGACATTTGTTTGATCTCCACTATAGTCCCAAGGATGATTTGGGATATTGGAACTCAAAGCAGAGTCATCTCCTATGTGAGCTGCCTAACACAGATGTCCATGTTTATACTTTTTGCATGTATGGATAGTATGCTTCTGACTGTAATGGCCTATGATAGGTTTGTAGCCATCTGTCACCCCCTGCATTACAAAATCATTATGAATCCTAACCTCTGTGCATTCTTACTTTTAGCATCTGTTTTGGCCAGTCTTGTGGACTCTCAGGTGCACAATTTGATTGTGCTACAATTTACACACTTCAGTGGCATGGAAATCTCTAACTTTTATTGTGATCCTTCCCAACTTCTTAATCTTAACTGTTCTGAAATGTTCACCAAAAGCATAGTTATACATTTTATTGGTgtcttttttggtttattttcaaCCACAGGAATTATTTCCTcatactataaaattatttcttccaTCCTGAGAATTCCATCAAAAGATGGAAAGTATAAAGCCTTTTCTACCTGTGGGTCTCACCTGTcagttgtttgcttattttatggAACAGCTACTGCAGTATACATTGGTTCAACCTCATCATATTCTCCTGAAAACTGTGCAGTTGCTTCACTGATGTACACAGTGGTCATACCTATGCTTAATCCCTTCATCTACAGCCTGAGGAACAGGGACATTAAAATTGCCCTACGGAAGCTGCAGCGAAGGGCCATATAA